From a single Methanofollis sp. W23 genomic region:
- a CDS encoding PD40 domain-containing protein, giving the protein MKRTHKNAPPLVVLGLLVIGMMLIVPAASAEASSLAVPGLKAQFPIGPDGDDPHISGNIVVWQATVDGSWDVIAYDLSTGVTTPICSGPSRAWDPAIDGNRVVYRDNPNGNQDIYLYDLKYKYRVPICTNPAYQMSPAIDGDIVVWEDNRNGGSNDIYMYDIATGTERAVCTAPDYQGFPSVSGDLIVWRDDRNGESDIYMYTISTEVETCICNAAGGQNCPVIDGDRIVWEDTRNGDYDIYLYDLSSGTETAICTDPGDQKYPDISGDKIVWQAGDGTYQHDLSTGTTTLIVNDGSCPSIDGDLVACEKNGGIYLYAP; this is encoded by the coding sequence ATGAAAAGAACACACAAAAATGCCCCGCCCCTTGTGGTGCTCGGGCTGTTAGTGATCGGGATGATGCTGATCGTCCCGGCGGCATCTGCAGAGGCTTCGTCCCTTGCAGTGCCTGGTCTCAAGGCACAGTTTCCAATAGGTCCAGATGGAGATGATCCTCACATTTCAGGGAATATTGTTGTCTGGCAAGCCACGGTTGATGGTTCATGGGATGTTATCGCATATGATCTCTCTACAGGGGTCACCACCCCGATCTGTTCTGGCCCTTCTCGGGCATGGGATCCGGCGATCGACGGCAACAGAGTGGTCTATAGGGACAATCCAAACGGCAATCAGGACATCTATCTCTATGACCTGAAGTACAAGTACAGAGTACCGATCTGCACCAATCCTGCATACCAGATGAGTCCCGCGATTGATGGGGATATTGTTGTCTGGGAGGATAATCGCAATGGAGGGAGCAATGATATCTACATGTACGATATTGCTACTGGAACCGAGCGTGCGGTCTGCACTGCACCTGACTACCAGGGGTTCCCAAGCGTATCGGGAGACCTGATTGTCTGGCGTGACGATCGCAATGGGGAATCAGACATCTATATGTACACTATTTCCACCGAGGTAGAAACTTGTATCTGCAACGCGGCAGGAGGGCAGAACTGTCCGGTCATCGATGGGGATCGGATTGTCTGGGAGGATACCAGAAACGGAGACTATGATATTTACCTGTATGATCTCTCCAGCGGGACCGAAACGGCGATATGCACTGATCCAGGAGACCAGAAATATCCAGATATCTCGGGTGACAAGATTGTCTGGCAGGCCGGTGACGGTACGTATCAGCATGATCTCTCGACCGGGACAACCACATTGATAGTGAACGATGGCTCTTGTCCCTCAATTGATGGGGATCTGGTGGCCTGTGAGAAGAATGGTGGTATTTATCTCTATGCGCCCTAG